A stretch of Gemmatimonadaceae bacterium DNA encodes these proteins:
- a CDS encoding DinB family protein: MALSIPRPGAGEHAPYAITYVNATAAALAARGTDDVVALLAAQPAEWRALLGAADPSLGTYRYAPGKWTLAESLVHVADTERVFAYRLLRIARGDRTPLPGFEQDDWVPESRAERRSLADVLNEIEAVRAATLALVRSLDDTAVAQSGISSNHPVTARALIWMLAGHMAHHLTLTREKYLAGA; encoded by the coding sequence ATGGCACTCTCCATCCCTCGGCCCGGTGCGGGTGAACATGCCCCGTACGCCATCACGTATGTGAACGCCACAGCCGCCGCGTTGGCCGCGCGGGGCACTGATGATGTCGTAGCCCTGCTCGCCGCACAGCCCGCCGAATGGCGCGCCCTGCTCGGCGCGGCCGATCCATCGCTCGGCACGTATCGCTATGCCCCCGGCAAGTGGACACTCGCGGAGTCGCTGGTGCACGTCGCGGACACCGAGCGCGTGTTCGCGTATCGTCTGCTGCGCATCGCGCGCGGCGACCGCACGCCGCTGCCGGGCTTCGAGCAGGATGATTGGGTGCCGGAAAGTCGCGCCGAGCGGCGCTCGCTCGCCGATGTGCTCAACGAAATCGAGGCGGTGCGCGCGGCCACGTTGGCGCTGGTCCGATCGCTCGATGACACCGCGGTGGCCCAAAGCGGCATCTCCAGCAATCACCCCGTCACCGCACGGGCGCTGATCTGGATGCTGGCCGGGCACATGGCCCACCATCTGACGCTGACCCGCGAGAAGTACCTCGCCGGGGCGTAG
- a CDS encoding alanyl-tRNA editing protein, giving the protein MTDRLYYNDAALLRFSATITALADGGRVVYLDRTAFYPTSGGQPHDLGTLADMAITDVVDEEARIAHHLAEPIGLPVGAMVVGQIDAARRYDHMQQHSGQHLLSALLHDAYGWPTVSVHFGDETSTLDVAAADIPATLLPDLERRANALVVENRPITISYEDAATAEGLRKASDRDGELRIVTIEGLDRSACGGTHVSRTAEIGALLLRRTEKTKGQMRIEFVCGHRAVARARLDAELLTRSARPLSAAPSDLPALVEAQQARVLELERERRKLLLQLAGFEADALWRAAPVDADGMRRIAVSSTGPVKDMEPLVQQLVALGACTVLVTQPGTFALLFGTAADTTVDAGQTLRAALHAHGGRGGGSPRLAQGSVPSAEALEAVRTTLGFRE; this is encoded by the coding sequence GTGACCGATCGCCTCTATTACAACGACGCCGCTCTGCTCCGCTTCAGCGCCACGATCACGGCGCTCGCCGACGGGGGTCGCGTGGTCTATCTGGATCGCACGGCCTTCTACCCCACGTCCGGGGGGCAGCCGCACGACCTGGGCACGCTGGCGGACATGGCGATCACCGACGTGGTGGATGAAGAGGCGCGCATTGCGCATCACCTCGCCGAACCCATCGGGCTGCCGGTGGGCGCGATGGTCGTGGGACAGATCGACGCGGCCCGGCGCTACGATCACATGCAGCAGCACAGTGGGCAGCACCTCCTGTCGGCCCTGCTGCACGATGCGTACGGCTGGCCCACGGTGAGTGTGCACTTCGGCGACGAAACCTCCACGCTCGACGTTGCGGCGGCGGACATTCCGGCCACACTGCTGCCCGATCTTGAGCGGCGCGCGAACGCCCTCGTCGTGGAGAACCGCCCCATCACGATCAGCTACGAGGACGCCGCCACTGCTGAAGGGCTGCGCAAGGCCAGCGATCGCGACGGTGAGCTCCGCATTGTGACCATCGAAGGGCTCGACCGCAGCGCCTGCGGCGGCACCCATGTGTCGCGCACGGCTGAGATCGGTGCGCTGCTGCTGCGACGCACCGAGAAGACCAAAGGCCAGATGCGCATCGAGTTCGTCTGTGGCCATCGCGCGGTGGCCCGTGCGCGACTCGACGCCGAGCTGCTCACGCGCAGTGCCCGCCCGCTATCAGCCGCGCCGAGCGACCTGCCCGCCCTCGTCGAAGCCCAGCAGGCCCGCGTGCTCGAGCTGGAGCGGGAGCGGCGCAAGCTGCTGCTGCAGCTCGCGGGGTTCGAGGCCGACGCCCTGTGGCGCGCCGCACCCGTCGATGCCGACGGCATGCGTCGCATCGCGGTGTCGTCGACGGGTCCGGTGAAGGACATGGAACCGCTCGTGCAGCAGCTGGTAGCGCTTGGCGCGTGTACGGTGCTCGTCACGCAGCCCGGCACCTTCGCGCTGCTGTTCGGCACCGCGGCCGATACGACCGTCGACGCGGGACAGACGCTGCGTGCCGCGCTGCACGCGCATGGCGGACGCGGTGGCGGATCGCCCCGCCTCGCGCAGGGCTCAGTGCCGTCGGCCGAAGCGCTGGAGGCGGTGCGCACCACGCTCGGGTTTCGCGAATAG
- the hrpB gene encoding ATP-dependent helicase HrpB — protein MRFTSALPIDEALPALRDALRTRTVAVLEAPPGAGKTTRVPLALLEEPWLGGQRLVMLEPRRLAARAAAQFMARTLGEPVGETVGYRVRGDTRVSRRTRIEVVTEGVLARLLSADAALESYGAVLFDEFHERSLHADLGLALVLESQQVLRDDLRVLVMSATLDGDAVARLIADAHGPAPVVRSSGRMFPITTHHRPPRSDERLETTTSRVVREALDANDGDVLVFLPGAGEQRRVAERLSGSLPADVRLHTLHGTLSLAEQDAALAPAPPGARKVVLSTSVAETSLTVEGVRIVVDAGLSRLPRYDAAAGLTRLRTTRVSRASADQRRGRAGRTAPGVCYRLWDAHEEHGFLPSTPPEILEADLASLALELADAGVVDPAQLRWLDVPRAGPFAQARGLLAQLGALDADGRITAHGRAMAALPLSPRLAHLVLVGTARGEGALAALIAALLEERDVLRAEGAWTAMPADLRLRVEAVVGERGAGVDRDSVRRVKVAAGEIGRRLRDGGSLYGGSLDGGSWDDGNGGKTNGGKTKGGIEDAATGGLLALAFPDRVAQRRAGAEPRYVLRNGSGAALVKHDALHDAPYLAIAELEGQPPEYRIARAAPISLEEILADFGEQVVRESRVLWDARVRRIQAVERVTLGALVLEEKPLRDADPSLVREAVLAHLTEIGVAAWPLTTGAERLRERLAFAHHHLGGDWPDVSDAALLASASTWLAPFLDGVRNWGQLEQLDWHEALASLVPWNQRAALDRLAPTHLEVPSGSRIAVDYSTPEAPTLAVKLQEVFGWTSTPMLLDGRVPVTMELLSPAQRPVQVTRDLAGFWKSSYFEVRKELRGRYPRHPWPEDPLTAEATRRAKPRGS, from the coding sequence GTGAGATTCACGAGCGCGCTGCCGATCGACGAGGCCCTGCCCGCGCTGCGCGACGCGTTGCGGACCCGCACCGTCGCGGTGCTCGAAGCGCCTCCCGGCGCGGGCAAGACGACGCGGGTGCCGCTTGCGTTGCTTGAGGAGCCCTGGCTTGGCGGGCAACGCCTCGTGATGCTCGAACCGCGCCGGCTGGCCGCCCGTGCGGCGGCGCAGTTCATGGCGCGCACGCTTGGGGAACCGGTTGGCGAAACGGTGGGCTATCGCGTGCGCGGTGATACGCGGGTGTCGCGCCGGACCCGGATCGAAGTGGTCACCGAAGGTGTGCTGGCGCGCCTGCTCTCCGCCGACGCGGCGCTCGAGTCCTACGGCGCGGTGCTCTTCGATGAGTTTCATGAGCGGTCCCTGCATGCGGATCTCGGGCTCGCGCTCGTACTCGAATCACAGCAGGTGCTGCGTGACGATCTGCGGGTGCTGGTGATGTCGGCCACGCTCGATGGTGACGCCGTCGCGCGGCTCATCGCCGACGCCCACGGTCCGGCGCCGGTGGTCCGCAGCAGCGGGCGGATGTTTCCCATCACGACGCATCATCGCCCGCCGCGCAGCGACGAGCGGCTGGAAACCACGACCAGCCGCGTGGTGCGCGAAGCGCTCGATGCGAACGACGGTGATGTGCTCGTGTTCTTGCCGGGGGCCGGTGAGCAGCGGCGCGTGGCCGAACGCCTCAGCGGGTCGCTGCCGGCCGACGTGCGCCTGCACACGTTGCACGGCACGCTGTCGCTCGCCGAGCAGGACGCGGCGCTGGCGCCGGCCCCGCCGGGGGCTCGCAAAGTGGTGCTCAGTACGAGCGTTGCCGAAACCAGTCTCACGGTGGAAGGGGTGCGCATCGTGGTCGATGCGGGGCTCTCGCGCTTGCCGCGCTACGATGCGGCCGCGGGGCTCACGCGCCTGCGCACCACCCGTGTGAGCCGGGCGAGTGCTGATCAGCGCCGCGGCCGCGCGGGGCGCACGGCACCGGGCGTCTGCTATCGCCTGTGGGATGCCCACGAGGAGCACGGGTTCCTGCCGAGTACTCCGCCCGAGATTCTCGAGGCGGACTTGGCGAGTCTGGCGCTCGAACTCGCCGATGCCGGTGTCGTGGACCCGGCGCAGCTGCGCTGGCTGGATGTGCCGCGCGCGGGGCCGTTCGCGCAGGCGCGCGGCCTGTTGGCGCAGCTGGGCGCGCTCGACGCCGACGGGCGCATCACGGCGCATGGGCGGGCGATGGCCGCGCTTCCGTTGTCACCGCGGCTCGCGCATCTCGTGCTCGTGGGCACGGCGCGCGGCGAGGGCGCGCTGGCGGCGCTGATCGCGGCGCTGCTGGAGGAGCGCGATGTGCTGCGCGCGGAGGGGGCGTGGACGGCGATGCCGGCGGATTTGCGACTGCGGGTGGAGGCGGTGGTGGGAGAGCGGGGCGCGGGGGTGGATCGGGACTCGGTGAGGCGGGTCAAGGTGGCGGCGGGGGAGATTGGGCGGCGACTGCGGGACGGCGGAAGCCTGTACGGCGGAAGCTTGGACGGCGGAAGCTGGGACGACGGGAACGGCGGGAAGACGAACGGCGGGAAGACCAAAGGCGGGATTGAGGACGCGGCGACTGGGGGGTTACTCGCGTTGGCGTTTCCGGATCGGGTGGCGCAACGACGGGCGGGGGCGGAGCCGCGGTATGTGCTGCGCAATGGGAGTGGGGCGGCGTTGGTGAAGCACGACGCGCTTCATGATGCGCCGTACCTGGCCATTGCGGAGCTGGAGGGGCAGCCGCCGGAGTATCGCATTGCGCGGGCGGCGCCGATTTCGTTGGAGGAGATCCTCGCCGACTTTGGTGAGCAGGTGGTGCGGGAGTCGCGGGTGCTCTGGGACGCGCGTGTGCGGCGCATTCAGGCGGTGGAGCGCGTCACGCTCGGCGCGCTCGTGCTGGAGGAGAAGCCGCTGCGCGACGCGGACCCTTCGCTTGTGCGCGAGGCGGTGTTGGCGCATCTCACGGAGATCGGGGTGGCGGCGTGGCCGCTCACGACCGGTGCGGAGCGACTCCGCGAACGGCTGGCGTTCGCGCATCATCATCTGGGCGGCGACTGGCCCGATGTCAGCGACGCGGCGTTGCTCGCGTCGGCCAGCACGTGGCTGGCACCGTTTCTCGATGGCGTGCGAAACTGGGGGCAGCTCGAGCAGCTCGACTGGCATGAGGCGCTCGCGAGTCTGGTGCCTTGGAATCAGCGCGCGGCCCTCGATCGCCTCGCGCCCACGCATCTCGAGGTGCCGAGTGGCTCGCGCATTGCCGTGGACTACAGCACCCCTGAGGCGCCGACGCTCGCCGTGAAGCTGCAGGAGGTCTTTGGCTGGACGAGCACGCCGATGCTGCTCGATGGTCGCGTACCGGTCACGATGGAGCTGCTCTCACCCGCTCAGCGCCCGGTGCAGGTGACCCGCGATCTCGCTGGCTTCTGGAAGAGCAGCTACTTCGAGGTGCGCAAGGAGCTGCGCGGCCGCTACCCGCGGCATCCGTGGCCGGAGGATCCGCTCACCGCGGAAGCGACGCGGCGCGCGAAGCCGCGGGGCTCATGA
- a CDS encoding aminotransferase class I/II-fold pyridoxal phosphate-dependent enzyme encodes MPNLTRRDWLTRTSLALGATAALPGLLPASQMARALGDGISYTGMLQQLERDVTTARRLAGPVRLNYNENPFGMSPKAKDALMGHWVEHTWYAPPIRAEIAATFARHVGVPVDHVLVTQGSSEVLSIMGVAYGMGGGELVTPWPTFEDTPRWGDTMQMKVHRIPLDDRLDHDLYQMDARIGQSTRLVYVCNPNNPTSNLADDKALRDFVSNAAHRAPVIVDEAYIDFVDVPGHKSMVDLVLKGENIVVTRTASKIHGLAGLRVGFAIARPDILNKIKQYVSGDANVFGLHAANASLQDTEYQAFVKQRNTASRQLLTDTLTKLGKKVAPSQTNFVFFQAGKPTTEMQKYFAAKGFTIGRPFPPYNDWCRVSIGTPEEMQQFCAVLPGAFS; translated from the coding sequence ATGCCCAACCTGACCCGCCGCGACTGGCTCACCCGCACCAGCCTTGCCCTTGGCGCGACCGCCGCGCTGCCTGGTCTGCTCCCGGCGTCGCAGATGGCGCGCGCCTTGGGCGATGGCATCAGCTACACGGGGATGCTCCAGCAGCTCGAACGCGACGTCACGACGGCGCGGCGGCTCGCGGGGCCCGTTCGGCTCAACTACAACGAGAATCCGTTCGGCATGTCCCCGAAGGCCAAGGACGCGCTGATGGGGCACTGGGTGGAGCACACGTGGTACGCGCCGCCCATCCGCGCGGAGATTGCGGCGACGTTCGCCAGGCATGTCGGCGTGCCGGTCGATCACGTGCTCGTGACACAGGGCTCGAGTGAAGTGCTCTCGATCATGGGCGTCGCCTACGGCATGGGCGGGGGCGAACTGGTGACGCCATGGCCCACCTTCGAAGACACGCCGCGGTGGGGCGACACGATGCAGATGAAGGTGCATCGCATTCCGCTCGACGATCGGCTCGATCACGATCTCTACCAGATGGACGCGCGCATCGGGCAGTCCACGCGCCTCGTCTACGTGTGCAATCCGAACAACCCCACGTCGAACCTCGCCGATGACAAGGCGCTGCGGGACTTCGTGTCGAACGCCGCCCATCGCGCGCCGGTGATCGTGGACGAAGCATACATCGACTTCGTGGACGTGCCGGGGCACAAGAGCATGGTGGATCTCGTACTCAAGGGCGAGAACATCGTCGTGACGCGCACCGCCTCCAAGATCCACGGCCTCGCCGGCCTGCGCGTCGGCTTTGCCATCGCGCGCCCAGACATCCTGAACAAGATCAAGCAGTACGTCTCGGGCGATGCGAACGTCTTCGGTCTGCACGCCGCCAACGCGAGCCTGCAGGACACCGAGTATCAGGCCTTCGTGAAGCAGCGCAACACCGCGAGCCGCCAGCTGCTTACCGACACGCTCACGAAGCTCGGCAAGAAGGTGGCGCCCAGTCAGACGAACTTCGTCTTCTTCCAGGCCGGCAAGCCCACGACCGAGATGCAGAAGTATTTCGCCGCGAAGGGCTTCACGATCGGCCGCCCGTTCCCGCCGTACAACGACTGGTGCCGCGTGAGCATCGGGACGCCGGAGGAAATGCAGCAGTTCTGCGCGGTGCTGCCGGGCGCGTTTTCATGA
- a CDS encoding flippase-like domain-containing protein: MSWKRWLLTLGSFALMLGVSGWVVARNWPAGGMPWLGWTVHAAALATVTAEIFTRAFKIQASARACGIPLRFGTAMRVCLAGDFAAAITPARSGAEPARFLVLAESGTPAAQRVLVLFLELFLEMWSLVLVCTVLAVVFQGRGASTTGLIALVGGYSTFVLGAGAAGWFLSRRNANGPPPAWARRLRLHAGRWRAVQRTLRALRSSVQALRTANPLLMLLAFAGSVLHVLGKVATLPILVYVADRGFPLTMDTLAPLVLWPLALFYGGVAVPAPGGGGFIEGAFAATLKSAIPPAIFVASLVWWRFYTFYLYILVGGVAAGDAALRALKPTASPTPST, translated from the coding sequence ATGTCCTGGAAGCGCTGGCTCCTGACCCTGGGTTCGTTCGCCCTCATGCTTGGCGTGTCGGGGTGGGTGGTGGCGCGGAACTGGCCGGCGGGGGGGATGCCGTGGTTGGGATGGACCGTGCATGCGGCGGCCCTCGCGACGGTGACGGCGGAGATCTTCACGCGGGCGTTCAAGATTCAGGCATCGGCGCGGGCGTGCGGGATTCCGTTGCGCTTTGGGACGGCGATGCGGGTGTGCCTGGCGGGGGATTTCGCCGCGGCGATTACGCCGGCGCGGTCGGGGGCGGAGCCGGCGCGATTTCTGGTGTTGGCCGAAAGTGGCACGCCGGCCGCGCAGCGCGTGCTCGTGCTCTTCCTCGAGCTGTTTCTCGAGATGTGGTCGCTGGTGCTGGTCTGCACGGTGCTGGCGGTGGTCTTTCAGGGGCGAGGCGCGTCTACGACCGGGTTGATTGCGCTGGTCGGCGGGTACAGCACGTTCGTCCTTGGCGCGGGGGCGGCGGGGTGGTTCCTGTCGCGGCGCAATGCGAACGGACCGCCGCCGGCATGGGCGCGCCGGCTCCGCCTGCATGCGGGGCGGTGGCGCGCGGTGCAACGCACCCTGCGCGCGCTCCGGAGCTCGGTGCAGGCGCTGCGTACCGCGAATCCGCTGCTGATGCTGCTCGCCTTCGCCGGGTCGGTGCTGCACGTGCTCGGCAAGGTCGCCACGCTGCCGATTCTCGTGTACGTGGCCGATCGTGGGTTTCCGCTCACGATGGACACGCTCGCGCCGCTCGTGTTGTGGCCGCTCGCCCTCTTCTATGGCGGCGTGGCGGTACCGGCGCCGGGCGGGGGTGGTTTCATTGAGGGCGCGTTCGCGGCGACGCTCAAGAGCGCCATTCCGCCCGCGATCTTTGTGGCGTCGCTCGTCTGGTGGCGCTTCTACACCTTCTATCTGTACATCCTCGTGGGGGGCGTCGCCGCCGGTGACGCGGCGCTGCGCGCGCTCAAACCCACGGCCTCTCCGACGCCATCGACGTGA
- a CDS encoding EamA family transporter has translation MSARPTPAVPRWQLIGGFLIIYVVWGSTYLAIKWAVETIPPFALGAMRFLLAGSALYAWSRWRGAPKPTAANWRASAVVGVLLLFVANGGVSWASQRVSSGIESVLVATVPLWLVLSEAWMGKRPQVAQVVGVLIGLVGVGLLVMPAHGSAGARTTAVDPIGALVLVVGSLSWTVGSLYSRTAPQSKSASLAISMQMLVGGACLTLLAAATGNWTALATTQVSLQSWLSLAYLITFGSLIGFSAYMWLLSVASPAAVGTYAYVNPLVAVLLGVWLGGERLPSTAFLAMGIIVGGVAMVNVVGSRKNPSPRT, from the coding sequence GTGAGTGCTCGCCCCACCCCCGCCGTGCCACGCTGGCAGCTGATCGGCGGGTTTCTGATCATCTATGTGGTGTGGGGCTCGACCTATCTCGCCATCAAGTGGGCGGTGGAGACGATTCCGCCCTTTGCCCTCGGCGCGATGCGTTTCCTGCTGGCCGGCAGCGCGCTCTACGCGTGGAGCCGCTGGCGCGGCGCGCCCAAGCCGACGGCGGCGAACTGGCGGGCGAGCGCGGTGGTGGGCGTCCTGCTGCTCTTCGTCGCCAATGGCGGCGTGAGCTGGGCGAGCCAACGCGTCAGCTCGGGGATCGAATCGGTCCTGGTGGCGACGGTCCCGCTCTGGCTCGTGCTGAGCGAAGCGTGGATGGGGAAGCGCCCCCAGGTCGCGCAGGTGGTGGGGGTGCTGATCGGGCTGGTGGGTGTGGGGCTGCTGGTCATGCCCGCGCACGGGAGCGCGGGGGCCCGCACGACGGCGGTGGATCCCATCGGCGCCCTCGTCCTCGTCGTCGGCTCCCTGAGCTGGACCGTCGGATCGCTCTACTCGCGCACGGCGCCGCAATCAAAGTCCGCCTCGCTGGCGATCAGCATGCAGATGCTCGTGGGCGGTGCCTGTCTCACTCTGCTGGCGGCAGCCACCGGCAACTGGACCGCGCTCGCCACCACCCAGGTCAGCCTGCAGTCGTGGCTGTCGCTCGCCTACCTGATCACCTTCGGCAGCCTGATCGGCTTCAGCGCGTACATGTGGTTGCTGAGCGTCGCGAGCCCCGCCGCCGTGGGGACGTACGCGTACGTGAACCCGCTGGTCGCCGTGCTGCTCGGCGTGTGGCTGGGCGGCGAGCGCCTGCCGAGCACCGCCTTCCTGGCGATGGGGATCATTGTGGGAGGGGTGGCGATGGTGAACGTGGTGGGCAGCCGGAAGAACCCGTCACCCAGGACCTAG
- a CDS encoding GMC family oxidoreductase N-terminal domain-containing protein, giving the protein MALLQGETVGGGTTVNWMLWLPTPDFVLDQWARESGLAGLGAADLAPVFRELEARLQVSAVPPDAHSANNRLILDGAAALGWAARGGELNATGCVRCGFCTAGCRHEAKQSALVTWLPRALAANAQLYANMAAQRIERRERDTGTAAGQGTPPLKRVHATDTRTGAALTIDAPLVIVAGGAVGTPALLQRSGFGGDGVGQFLRVHPVTFGFGVYDREIAASTGIPMTTLCDEHLRWEGTDYGFWIETPPVAPWFAAAAIQQFGAAHAARMQQFNRLGVLISLTRDGAERSVSSGRVQVNRRGETSITYRLTAQDARRVRASLGAMAELHFANGAREVFTSHAVPRVARSPREISMLMDAPMGPNELALGSAHVNGTCRLGADRATSGATPDGERHGVRGLYISDGSLLPTAPGVNPQATIMAVTTVLARRLAARHAGIHRV; this is encoded by the coding sequence ATGGCGCTGTTGCAGGGCGAGACCGTGGGGGGCGGCACGACCGTCAATTGGATGCTCTGGCTCCCGACCCCGGACTTCGTGCTCGACCAGTGGGCGCGCGAATCGGGGCTCGCCGGGCTTGGCGCGGCCGATCTCGCGCCCGTCTTCCGGGAGCTCGAAGCCCGGCTGCAGGTGAGCGCCGTCCCACCGGACGCACACTCGGCGAACAACCGGCTCATCCTCGACGGTGCCGCCGCCCTCGGCTGGGCCGCACGCGGGGGGGAACTCAATGCCACGGGGTGCGTGCGCTGCGGCTTCTGCACCGCCGGCTGTCGGCATGAGGCCAAGCAGTCGGCGCTGGTCACCTGGCTGCCGCGCGCGTTGGCGGCGAACGCCCAGCTGTACGCCAACATGGCGGCGCAGCGCATCGAGCGTCGCGAGCGCGACACCGGGACCGCCGCGGGCCAGGGCACGCCGCCGCTCAAGCGGGTGCACGCCACCGATACCCGCACCGGTGCCGCGCTCACGATCGATGCGCCCCTTGTGATCGTGGCCGGCGGGGCGGTGGGGACGCCGGCACTCCTCCAGCGCTCCGGGTTCGGGGGCGATGGCGTCGGTCAGTTCCTGCGCGTGCATCCGGTGACGTTTGGCTTTGGCGTGTACGATCGCGAAATCGCCGCCAGCACCGGGATCCCGATGACGACGCTGTGCGACGAGCATCTGCGCTGGGAGGGGACCGACTACGGCTTCTGGATCGAGACGCCGCCGGTGGCTCCCTGGTTTGCGGCGGCCGCCATTCAGCAGTTCGGGGCCGCGCACGCGGCCCGGATGCAGCAGTTCAATCGGTTGGGGGTGCTGATCAGCCTCACCCGCGACGGCGCCGAGCGGTCAGTGTCGAGTGGGCGCGTGCAGGTGAATCGTCGAGGTGAGACCTCCATCACCTACCGGCTCACCGCGCAGGATGCCCGGCGCGTGCGGGCCTCGCTGGGCGCCATGGCAGAGCTCCACTTCGCCAACGGGGCGCGCGAGGTGTTCACCAGCCATGCGGTGCCACGCGTCGCTCGCAGCCCGCGCGAGATTTCGATGCTGATGGACGCGCCGATGGGGCCCAATGAGCTCGCTCTCGGGTCGGCCCATGTGAACGGGACCTGCCGCCTGGGTGCAGACCGAGCCACCAGCGGTGCCACCCCCGACGGCGAGCGCCACGGGGTCCGCGGTCTGTACATTTCCGACGGATCGTTACTGCCGACCGCGCCGGGCGTGAATCCCCAGGCGACGATCATGGCCGTGACGACCGTGCTCGCGCGGCGTCTCGCTGCGCGTCACGCCGGCATTCACCGCGTCTGA
- a CDS encoding MarR family transcriptional regulator has translation MSKGDKKRRRALDAYSTLQRAAALAAASVDDAVQPFGLSASQFGVLETLATRGPVHQQELAESLGRSKAQMTAIIDALEARALVRRERHAVDRRFISVYLTEAGRVILTDATPVRTEAIVQLMRELSGEQRTKLTRLCRRLLRALGDEPDEPSADDESPVEAAVSPTN, from the coding sequence ATGAGCAAAGGGGACAAGAAGCGACGGCGCGCCCTCGACGCGTACAGCACGCTGCAGCGGGCCGCCGCGCTCGCCGCCGCGAGCGTCGACGATGCCGTCCAGCCCTTCGGCCTCTCGGCGTCGCAGTTCGGTGTGCTGGAAACGCTCGCCACGCGTGGCCCCGTGCATCAGCAGGAGCTCGCGGAAAGCCTTGGCCGCAGCAAGGCGCAGATGACCGCGATCATCGATGCGCTCGAAGCGCGCGCGCTGGTGCGTCGCGAACGCCACGCGGTGGACCGTCGCTTCATCTCCGTCTATCTCACCGAAGCCGGTCGCGTCATTCTCACCGACGCGACGCCCGTGCGCACCGAGGCCATCGTGCAGCTGATGCGCGAACTGAGCGGCGAGCAGCGCACCAAGTTGACCCGTCTCTGCCGCCGGCTGTTGCGGGCGTTGGGTGATGAACCCGACGAGCCCAGCGCTGACGACGAGTCGCCCGTTGAAGCAGCAGTCTCGCCGACGAATTAG
- a CDS encoding aminotransferase class V-fold PLP-dependent enzyme, translated as MPGRHFLQIPGPTPVPDRLQRAMHRQMEDHRSSAFPAFTRSILSRLPHVVHQTKGEAFVFPATGSAMWEAALVNTMNPGSRLLAPRFGQFSHLFIQTARALGHTVDVIEEPWGEAADPAKIEAALAADTNHEIQGVLLVHNETATGVTTNVAAVRAAMDRAKHPALLLVDGVSSIASLDFRFDDWRVDCAITGSQKGFMLPAGLGILYMSDKALARVDACTMPRAYFDLRPMRTNNAQGFFPSTPALSLLYGLDEALTMLLEEGMDNVAKRHRFLANGVRAAVKAWGLRECAKRPEIASDSLTAVVVPEGHDARKVIDIAFSRYDIALGSGLSEVAGKVFRIGHLGDMNALTLAAALSGVEMALCDAGIPITLGSGVGAALSCWRVPG; from the coding sequence ATGCCAGGTCGCCATTTTCTGCAGATTCCGGGACCGACTCCGGTTCCGGATCGCCTCCAGCGCGCCATGCACCGCCAGATGGAAGACCATCGTTCGAGCGCCTTCCCGGCGTTCACGCGGTCCATCCTCTCGCGCCTGCCGCACGTCGTGCACCAAACCAAGGGCGAGGCCTTCGTCTTCCCGGCCACGGGCAGCGCGATGTGGGAAGCCGCGCTGGTGAACACGATGAACCCCGGTTCGCGGCTGCTCGCGCCGCGGTTCGGTCAGTTCTCGCACCTGTTCATCCAGACGGCGCGTGCGCTCGGCCACACGGTGGATGTGATCGAGGAGCCGTGGGGTGAGGCCGCCGATCCGGCCAAGATCGAAGCCGCACTGGCCGCCGACACGAACCACGAGATTCAGGGTGTCCTGCTCGTGCACAACGAGACGGCCACCGGTGTCACCACCAATGTCGCGGCCGTGCGCGCGGCGATGGATCGCGCGAAGCATCCGGCGCTGCTGCTCGTCGATGGCGTGAGCTCCATCGCGAGTCTCGACTTCCGCTTTGATGATTGGCGCGTGGACTGCGCCATCACCGGCTCGCAGAAGGGGTTCATGCTGCCGGCCGGGCTGGGCATTCTCTACATGAGCGACAAGGCGCTCGCGCGTGTGGATGCGTGCACGATGCCGCGCGCGTACTTCGACCTGCGCCCGATGCGCACGAACAATGCGCAGGGCTTCTTCCCGAGCACGCCGGCGTTGAGCCTGCTCTACGGGCTCGACGAAGCGCTCACCATGCTGCTCGAGGAAGGGATGGACAACGTGGCCAAGCGCCATCGCTTCCTGGCGAATGGCGTGCGCGCGGCCGTGAAGGCATGGGGGCTTCGGGAATGTGCGAAGCGTCCGGAGATCGCGTCCGATTCGCTCACGGCCGTCGTCGTTCCCGAGGGGCACGACGCGCGCAAGGTGATCGATATCGCCTTCTCCCGCTACGACATCGCACTTGGTTCGGGGCTCAGCGAAGTGGCAGGGAAGGTGTTCCGTATTGGCCATTTGGGCGACATGAATGCGCTCACGCTGGCGGCGGCGCTGAGCGGTGTGGAGATGGCGCTGTGTGATGCCGGCATTCCGATCACGCTGGGGAGCGGTGTCGGCGCTGCGCTATCCTGCTGGCGCGTCCCGGGCTGA